The following proteins are encoded in a genomic region of Micrococcaceae bacterium Sec5.8:
- the pcaC gene encoding 4-carboxymuconolactone decarboxylase codes for MTGSGPGNAQRAGRQRHGVVQPEATSQEIYDGGMQVRREVLGAAHVDRANATMDSFTEDFQEMITRIAWGGIWTRPGLSRQMRSAVTITAMVAHGHWDELAMHVRAAVTNGLSRDEIKEILLQTAIYCGVPSANTAFKTAQHVFHSMDNAAMDDTEMDETP; via the coding sequence ATGACCGGCAGCGGGCCGGGCAACGCCCAGCGGGCCGGCCGTCAACGCCACGGTGTGGTACAGCCGGAGGCTACCAGCCAGGAAATCTACGACGGCGGCATGCAGGTCCGCCGCGAGGTCCTCGGCGCCGCCCACGTGGACCGGGCCAACGCCACCATGGACTCCTTCACCGAGGACTTTCAGGAGATGATTACCCGGATCGCCTGGGGCGGGATCTGGACCAGGCCGGGCCTGTCACGGCAGATGCGCTCGGCGGTCACCATCACAGCCATGGTGGCCCACGGCCACTGGGACGAACTGGCCATGCACGTCCGCGCCGCTGTCACCAACGGCCTGAGCCGGGACGAGATCAAGGAAATTCTGCTGCAAACGGCCATTTATTGCGGAGTTCCATCCGCGAACACGGCGTTCAAGACCGCGCAGCACGTCTTCCATTCCATGGACAACGCCGCCATGGACGACACCGAAATGGATGAGACACCATGA
- a CDS encoding alpha/beta fold hydrolase gives MARPTVKAVLLSPQRPLGDKPLLVAGPSLGTSTLLWSQVGALLGSDVDVVAWDLPGHGISPAAKETFTVAELAEAVVELVDSIAPGAQFHYAGVSLGGATGLQLGIKHGERLKSLSVQCIGAKVGTPEGWLERAETVRLQGTPVMIQGSAERWFAPGFMDRQPELSSRLLHSLRDADRFSYAFCCEALAGYDVRDDLGSIRVPTQAVAGAEDSVAPPSLAEAIVEGITAGGGTASAVTLKGVAHLAPFEAPGHVADLLKNLITWTESSGAAK, from the coding sequence GTGGCTAGACCGACTGTCAAGGCAGTACTGCTTTCGCCCCAGCGACCGCTGGGGGACAAACCCCTCCTCGTGGCGGGCCCGTCGCTGGGCACGTCCACGCTGCTGTGGAGCCAGGTCGGCGCCCTGCTCGGAAGCGACGTCGACGTCGTCGCCTGGGACCTGCCGGGCCACGGCATCTCACCGGCAGCGAAAGAGACGTTCACCGTCGCGGAACTGGCCGAGGCCGTCGTCGAGCTGGTTGATTCGATCGCCCCCGGAGCGCAATTCCACTATGCCGGTGTCTCCCTCGGCGGCGCCACCGGGCTGCAGCTGGGCATCAAGCACGGCGAACGGCTCAAAAGTCTCTCCGTGCAGTGCATTGGCGCCAAGGTCGGCACGCCCGAGGGCTGGCTGGAACGCGCGGAGACGGTCCGCCTGCAGGGAACCCCCGTGATGATCCAGGGCTCCGCGGAGCGCTGGTTCGCCCCCGGCTTCATGGACCGCCAGCCCGAGCTCAGCAGCCGACTGCTGCACAGCCTCCGCGACGCCGACCGCTTCAGCTACGCCTTCTGCTGCGAAGCCCTCGCCGGCTATGACGTCAGGGACGACCTCGGCAGCATCCGCGTCCCCACCCAGGCCGTCGCCGGCGCAGAGGACAGCGTCGCCCCGCCATCACTCGCCGAGGCGATTGTGGAAGGGATCACCGCCGGCGGCGGTACCGCCAGCGCCGTAACCCTCAAAGGTGTGGCCCACCTGGCACCGTTCGAGGCCCCGGGCCATGTCGCCGACCTGCTGAAGAACCTCATCACTTGGACCGAGTCCAGCGGAGCCGCCAAATGA
- a CDS encoding lyase family protein → MISRETSAATGFNAGPQGDFGLLSPVSASPLVTALTGDRAVLTVILRVEAAWAAVLEQADLAPAGSAAVVAAAAEVDRYDVADLAVRAQGGANPVIPLLADLRGQVNALDVHEIGAVKAVHTSLTSQDVLDTALMLLSRDAVRGLLTGLTATTAALAALAEQHTDTLCVGRSLTQHSLPFSFGLKAAQWFHGLAAAARRLEAVEFPVQTGGAAGTLAAGTVLTSHSSLSPLDLSDRLAAELGLAAVTAPWHTNRLALTSLGDALAAVTDAAGKIAADVLFLSRPEVAELAEPRAAGRGGSSAMPQKQNPVLSVLVRSAALQSPGQAAQLHLAAATFNDERPDGAWHTEWPALRQLLRLGLGAAAQLRELTEGLQVFPGAMRRNLELSGPLLLSEAVTAAVAPLLSGVPGKNSADGRQRLQAVVDQTLQVPAADQASTYRRLLRAAVPPELLSDARLEELLDPANYLGQAAEISRRILAAYPDYAVSITVPDAGVQTSSPSTDPNGAPRG, encoded by the coding sequence GTGATCTCCCGTGAAACCAGCGCGGCCACCGGCTTCAACGCCGGCCCGCAGGGCGATTTTGGTCTCCTGAGTCCTGTGTCGGCGTCGCCTCTGGTGACGGCGCTGACCGGGGACCGGGCCGTCCTGACCGTCATTCTCCGGGTCGAGGCCGCGTGGGCCGCCGTCCTGGAACAGGCGGACCTCGCCCCGGCCGGCTCCGCTGCGGTGGTCGCCGCGGCCGCCGAAGTGGACCGCTACGACGTCGCGGACCTCGCCGTCCGCGCCCAGGGCGGCGCCAACCCGGTCATCCCGCTGCTGGCGGACCTCCGCGGGCAGGTCAACGCCCTTGATGTGCACGAAATTGGCGCGGTGAAAGCCGTTCACACGTCGCTGACCAGCCAGGACGTCCTCGACACCGCCCTGATGCTGCTGAGCCGGGATGCGGTCCGCGGGCTGCTCACCGGGCTCACGGCAACGACGGCGGCACTGGCCGCCCTCGCGGAACAGCATACGGACACCCTGTGCGTGGGCCGCAGCCTCACCCAGCACTCCCTGCCGTTCAGCTTCGGGCTCAAGGCGGCCCAGTGGTTCCACGGACTCGCCGCGGCCGCCCGCCGCCTCGAAGCCGTCGAATTCCCGGTTCAGACCGGGGGAGCCGCCGGAACCCTGGCCGCGGGCACCGTACTGACCTCACACTCAAGCCTCAGCCCTTTGGATCTCTCCGACCGGCTGGCCGCCGAACTCGGCCTCGCCGCGGTCACTGCGCCCTGGCACACGAACCGGCTGGCCCTCACCTCGCTCGGCGACGCGCTGGCCGCCGTGACCGACGCCGCAGGCAAGATCGCCGCCGACGTGCTGTTCCTCAGCCGCCCGGAGGTCGCCGAACTCGCCGAACCCCGCGCCGCCGGCCGGGGCGGGTCTTCGGCCATGCCGCAAAAGCAAAACCCGGTGCTCTCCGTGCTGGTCCGCAGCGCGGCCCTGCAGTCTCCCGGCCAGGCCGCCCAGCTGCACCTGGCAGCCGCCACCTTCAACGATGAACGCCCCGACGGCGCATGGCACACCGAATGGCCGGCGCTCCGCCAGCTCCTCCGCCTCGGCCTTGGCGCCGCCGCGCAGCTCCGCGAACTCACCGAGGGCCTGCAGGTCTTCCCCGGGGCCATGCGGCGGAACCTCGAACTTTCCGGCCCGCTGCTGCTCAGCGAGGCCGTCACGGCCGCCGTCGCACCCCTCCTGTCCGGCGTCCCGGGCAAGAACAGTGCGGACGGCAGGCAACGGCTGCAGGCCGTGGTGGACCAGACACTGCAGGTCCCGGCCGCGGACCAGGCGTCCACCTACCGGCGGCTGCTGCGTGCGGCCGTCCCGCCGGAACTGCTCTCCGACGCACGGCTGGAGGAGCTGCTCGACCCGGCCAACTACCTTGGCCAGGCCGCCGAAATCTCCCGGCGCATCCTCGCCGCCTACCCGGACTACGCCGTCAGCATCACCGTCCCCGACGCCGGAGTCCAGACCTCATCACCGTCCACCGACCCGAACGGAGCCCCCCGTGGCTAG
- the pcaG gene encoding protocatechuate 3,4-dioxygenase subunit alpha yields MNKASTNKPTPTPGQTVGPFYGYALPYAKDRELLAPGSPGSLRLQGTVYDGAGHPIPDAILEIWQADAGGKVPQRTGSLVRDGYTFTGFGRSAVGNTGVFTFTTVNPGPTEDGAAPFIAVAVFARGLMNRLFTRIYLPENEEALAADPLLSSLDPERRKTLIARRDADGGLTWDIRLQGEGETVFLDFEGAST; encoded by the coding sequence ATGAATAAGGCCAGCACGAATAAACCCACCCCCACACCCGGCCAGACCGTGGGACCCTTCTACGGCTACGCACTGCCCTACGCCAAGGACCGCGAGCTGCTGGCCCCCGGCTCCCCGGGATCCCTGCGGCTTCAGGGCACCGTATACGACGGCGCCGGGCACCCGATTCCGGACGCGATCCTGGAAATCTGGCAGGCGGACGCCGGGGGCAAGGTCCCGCAGCGCACCGGCTCGCTGGTGCGCGACGGCTACACCTTTACCGGCTTCGGCCGCAGCGCCGTGGGCAACACCGGTGTCTTCACGTTCACCACGGTCAACCCCGGCCCCACCGAGGACGGCGCGGCGCCGTTCATCGCCGTCGCGGTCTTTGCCCGCGGCCTCATGAACCGGCTCTTCACCCGAATTTACCTGCCGGAGAACGAGGAGGCGCTGGCGGCGGATCCGCTGTTGTCCTCGTTGGATCCGGAACGCCGCAAGACGCTGATCGCACGCCGCGACGCGGACGGCGGTCTCACCTGGGACATCCGTCTGCAGGGCGAGGGGGAAACGGTGTTCCTGGACTTCGAGGGCGCCTCGACGTGA
- the pcaH gene encoding protocatechuate 3,4-dioxygenase subunit beta — protein MPEEINLEIYNPDPLTEDVSDEATEAAPKAPAPAVPALDTAAEPQADLSAEMKTIGDAYAQALTNGAPAEIQPRLDYAPYRSSVLRHPTKDLHHADPETIELYSPAFGHMDVHALEADLTIQHKGEPLGERIVVSGRVLDGDGRPVAGQLVEIWQANSAGRYIHKRDQHPAPLDPNFTGVGRCITGADGSYSFTTIKPGAYPWKNHLNAWRPAHIHFSLFGQEFTQRIITQMYFPGDQLFPLDPIYQSIVDQEARDRLVATYNHEQTKPEWALAYNWDIVLTGSKRTWTENEALGAEGDDHE, from the coding sequence GTGCCTGAAGAAATCAACCTCGAGATCTACAACCCGGACCCGCTCACCGAAGACGTGTCCGACGAAGCCACGGAGGCCGCACCGAAGGCGCCTGCGCCCGCTGTTCCTGCCCTGGATACGGCCGCAGAGCCGCAGGCGGACCTCAGCGCCGAGATGAAGACCATCGGCGACGCCTACGCACAGGCACTCACGAACGGCGCCCCGGCAGAAATCCAGCCGCGGCTGGACTACGCACCGTACCGCAGCAGTGTCCTGCGCCACCCCACCAAGGACCTGCACCACGCGGACCCGGAGACGATCGAGCTCTACTCGCCGGCCTTCGGGCACATGGACGTCCACGCGCTGGAAGCGGACCTGACCATCCAGCACAAGGGTGAACCGCTGGGCGAACGCATCGTCGTCTCCGGCCGCGTGCTCGACGGTGATGGCCGCCCCGTCGCCGGTCAGCTGGTGGAGATCTGGCAGGCAAACTCCGCCGGCCGGTATATCCACAAAAGGGACCAGCACCCCGCGCCCCTGGACCCCAACTTCACCGGCGTCGGCCGCTGCATCACGGGTGCCGACGGCTCCTACAGCTTCACGACCATCAAACCCGGCGCTTACCCGTGGAAGAACCACCTCAACGCCTGGCGCCCGGCGCACATCCACTTTTCCCTGTTCGGGCAGGAGTTCACGCAGCGGATCATCACCCAGATGTACTTCCCGGGCGACCAGCTCTTTCCCCTTGACCCGATCTACCAGTCGATTGTGGACCAGGAGGCCCGGGACCGGCTCGTGGCCACCTACAACCACGAGCAGACCAAGCCCGAGTGGGCCCTGGCGTACAACTGGGACATCGTCCTGACCGGATCCAAACGAACGTGGACCGAGAACGAGGCCCTGGGAGCAGAAGGAGATGACCATGAATAA
- a CDS encoding ATP-dependent DNA ligase codes for MQLPLMPPIAPMLAKAVAGLPDGAVMFEPKWDGFRAIIFRDGGDVEIGSRNGKPLTRYFPELVEALKANLPPRCVLDGEIILVGASGDRLDFEALQQRIHPAASRVQLLAEQTPARFVAFDLLALDNEDLTARPFVERREALERALAKSSAPIHVTAATRDRQTAGEWFHQFEGAGLDGIVAKPLDGPYLADKRAMFKIKHERTADCVLAGFRVHTSGPDRVGSLLLGLYDDEGGLANVGVVGAFPMQRRKDLFEELQPLVTSFDKHPWAWARQEEGARTPRKAEGSRWSGGKDLSFTPLRPDRVVEVKYDHMEGARFRHTTQFVRWRPDRDPRSCTYAQLEEPVKYDLAAVLGAGHP; via the coding sequence ATGCAACTGCCCCTGATGCCCCCGATCGCTCCAATGCTGGCGAAAGCCGTAGCTGGCCTGCCTGACGGTGCGGTGATGTTCGAACCGAAATGGGACGGTTTCCGGGCGATCATCTTCCGGGACGGCGGCGATGTGGAGATCGGCAGCCGCAACGGCAAGCCGCTGACCCGCTACTTTCCCGAGCTTGTCGAGGCCTTGAAGGCAAACCTGCCGCCGCGCTGTGTGCTCGACGGCGAGATCATCCTGGTCGGTGCTTCCGGAGACCGGCTGGATTTCGAGGCGCTGCAGCAGCGCATCCACCCTGCCGCCAGCCGGGTCCAGCTGCTGGCGGAACAGACCCCGGCGCGGTTTGTGGCGTTCGATCTGCTGGCGCTGGACAACGAGGACCTCACCGCCCGCCCGTTCGTGGAGCGGCGGGAGGCGCTCGAGCGTGCGCTCGCGAAAAGCTCGGCGCCCATCCACGTGACGGCCGCGACCCGGGACAGGCAAACCGCCGGGGAGTGGTTCCACCAGTTCGAGGGGGCCGGGCTCGACGGAATTGTGGCCAAACCGCTGGACGGACCATATCTCGCGGATAAGCGCGCCATGTTCAAGATCAAGCACGAACGCACGGCCGACTGCGTGCTGGCGGGATTCCGGGTCCACACCTCCGGGCCGGACCGCGTCGGGTCACTGTTGCTCGGGCTCTACGACGACGAGGGCGGACTCGCCAACGTGGGTGTGGTCGGGGCCTTCCCGATGCAGCGCCGCAAGGACCTTTTCGAGGAGCTCCAGCCGCTGGTGACCAGCTTCGACAAGCACCCCTGGGCCTGGGCCCGGCAGGAGGAGGGCGCCCGGACGCCGCGCAAAGCCGAGGGCAGCCGGTGGAGCGGAGGCAAGGACCTCTCCTTCACCCCGCTTCGGCCTGACCGGGTTGTGGAAGTGAAATACGACCATATGGAGGGAGCACGGTTCCGCCACACGACGCAGTTTGTCCGGTGGCGCCCGGACCGGGACCCGCGCTCCTGCACCTATGCGCAACTCGAAGAACCGGTCAAGTACGATCTGGCGGCAGTGCTGGGCGCCGGCCACCCCTGA
- a CDS encoding MoaD/ThiS family protein, with protein sequence MAGISVVLPSVLQAFAGGRPVLTAPAEQDVSVAGVLDLVAAEYPALSRRLRDETGTVRRHVNIYVNGNEIRRLQGLSTPVSPGAEVLIIQSVAGG encoded by the coding sequence ATGGCCGGAATCAGTGTGGTGTTGCCAAGCGTCCTCCAGGCATTCGCCGGCGGCCGGCCCGTACTGACTGCCCCCGCGGAACAGGACGTCTCGGTAGCGGGCGTGCTGGATCTGGTGGCGGCCGAGTACCCGGCGCTGTCGCGGCGACTGCGCGACGAGACGGGGACGGTCCGGCGGCACGTGAATATATACGTCAATGGGAATGAGATCCGCCGGCTGCAGGGCCTGTCCACCCCTGTGAGCCCCGGCGCAGAGGTCCTGATCATCCAGTCCGTGGCCGGGGGCTGA
- a CDS encoding exo-alpha-sialidase — MGCMATAESYVLAIGTKKGLWLATSPDRTSWSVSGPHFLMSEIPSIGIDTREGRTRILVGVRSEHWGPTVFHSDDLGETWTEPEHGAIRFPSDTEAALERVWQIHPDAEARPGVVWAGCEPISVWKSTDGGEHFELNRGLWDHPHRDEWGAGFGGAAAHSIVLDRTGEKVHVAMSTGGVYRSLDGGSSWEPRNKGISAYFMPDPNPEFGQCVHKIAADAAVDGRLYAQNHHGVYRSDDDAESWESIAEGLPADFGFVMLTHPRRAGTAWVIPLKADGERIPPEGKLAVHRTDDAGASWKRLDAGLPQAEFNSILRDAACVDAAEPAGVYFGTRGGSVYASADEGEHFTEVVSHLPDVLCIRAAAVSPVSAPGAMAAGTAGRA, encoded by the coding sequence ATGGGGTGCATGGCTACCGCAGAGAGTTACGTATTGGCGATCGGCACCAAAAAAGGCCTCTGGCTGGCAACGAGCCCGGACCGGACATCCTGGTCCGTTTCCGGCCCCCACTTCCTGATGAGCGAAATCCCCAGCATAGGCATCGACACCCGCGAGGGCAGGACCCGGATTCTGGTCGGCGTCCGTTCCGAGCACTGGGGTCCCACGGTCTTTCATTCCGATGACCTGGGGGAGACCTGGACGGAACCCGAACACGGGGCCATCCGTTTTCCCTCGGACACGGAGGCCGCCCTGGAACGCGTCTGGCAGATCCACCCCGACGCCGAGGCCCGTCCAGGCGTCGTCTGGGCCGGCTGCGAACCGATCTCGGTCTGGAAGTCCACCGACGGCGGTGAACACTTCGAACTCAACCGCGGGCTCTGGGACCACCCGCACCGCGATGAATGGGGCGCCGGCTTCGGTGGCGCCGCAGCGCATTCGATCGTCCTCGATCGCACCGGAGAGAAGGTGCACGTGGCCATGAGCACGGGCGGGGTCTACCGTTCGCTGGATGGCGGCAGCTCGTGGGAGCCGCGCAACAAAGGCATCTCGGCATACTTCATGCCCGACCCCAACCCGGAATTCGGCCAGTGCGTCCACAAGATCGCCGCGGACGCTGCCGTCGACGGCCGGCTATACGCGCAAAACCACCACGGCGTCTACCGCAGCGACGACGACGCCGAGAGCTGGGAGTCGATCGCTGAAGGGCTGCCGGCAGACTTCGGTTTCGTCATGCTGACGCATCCGCGCCGTGCCGGCACGGCCTGGGTCATCCCCCTCAAAGCGGACGGCGAGCGGATCCCGCCGGAGGGAAAGCTGGCGGTGCACCGGACCGATGACGCCGGCGCGAGCTGGAAACGGCTGGACGCCGGGTTGCCGCAGGCCGAGTTCAATTCAATCCTCCGCGACGCGGCCTGTGTCGACGCGGCTGAACCGGCCGGCGTGTACTTCGGCACCCGCGGCGGCAGTGTCTACGCCAGCGCGGACGAGGGCGAGCACTTCACCGAGGTGGTCTCGCACCTGCCGGATGTGCTGTGCATTCGTGCCGCGGCCGTGTCCCCGGTATCCGCGCCCGGTGCCATGGCAGCCGGCACGGCCGGACGTGCCTGA
- a CDS encoding universal stress protein, whose translation MSAEYPGSAPPLVVGVLPGQRSEVLQTAAALAARLGTALICAHVDEASYLVEWDPARSAHRLSLHPDTDNAEIRAVTQELRSSISAACDNLGVHWALRTLAGDPARALGRLAAETGAAMIIVGTPEPGLGHRISAALNGSVAAWLSHHQFHPVLIVPVRAADHHRTGHGS comes from the coding sequence ATGTCCGCCGAATACCCCGGGAGTGCGCCGCCCCTCGTCGTCGGCGTGCTCCCGGGGCAGAGATCCGAAGTACTGCAGACCGCCGCCGCGCTGGCAGCCCGGCTCGGCACCGCACTGATCTGCGCCCATGTTGATGAGGCGAGCTACCTCGTCGAGTGGGATCCCGCACGGTCCGCCCACCGGCTCTCGCTGCACCCGGATACGGACAACGCCGAAATCCGGGCTGTGACGCAGGAGCTGCGGAGCAGCATCAGCGCAGCGTGTGACAACCTGGGCGTCCATTGGGCCTTGCGAACACTGGCAGGCGATCCGGCCCGTGCGCTGGGGAGGTTGGCGGCCGAGACCGGCGCCGCGATGATTATCGTAGGCACCCCCGAGCCGGGCCTGGGCCACCGCATCTCCGCGGCCCTCAATGGTTCCGTGGCTGCCTGGCTCAGCCACCACCAGTTTCACCCGGTTTTGATTGTTCCGGTCCGTGCTGCGGACCATCACCGGACGGGGCATGGGTCCTGA
- a CDS encoding metal-sensitive transcriptional regulator translates to MNEPEIPAPPSATAGPQQTHGYSAHKDAYQLRLKRIEGQVRGIARMVEDDKYCIDILTQVAAVTKALHAVSLGLVEEHIGHCVVGAAAEPDPALRAEAIDFKVKEATDAIGRLLR, encoded by the coding sequence ATGAATGAGCCTGAGATCCCGGCCCCGCCATCGGCCACCGCCGGACCGCAGCAGACACACGGCTATTCCGCCCACAAGGATGCCTACCAGCTGCGGCTGAAACGGATCGAGGGCCAGGTGCGCGGCATCGCCCGGATGGTTGAGGACGACAAATACTGTATCGACATCCTCACCCAGGTTGCCGCCGTCACGAAGGCCCTGCACGCCGTCAGCCTGGGGCTGGTGGAGGAGCACATCGGCCACTGCGTGGTCGGTGCCGCCGCAGAGCCGGATCCGGCTCTGCGTGCGGAGGCCATCGACTTTAAGGTCAAAGAGGCCACCGATGCCATCGGCCGGCTGCTGCGGTAG
- a CDS encoding cation transporter: MSAVSTIVNVSGMTCGHCVSSVSEELESLAGVEKVDVDLNAGGISTVTITSAGALSSSQIGEAVAEAGYLVVSNQS; the protein is encoded by the coding sequence ATGAGCGCCGTCTCCACCATCGTCAACGTGTCCGGCATGACCTGCGGGCACTGCGTGTCCTCCGTCAGCGAAGAACTCGAGTCCCTCGCCGGCGTTGAAAAGGTCGACGTCGACCTCAACGCCGGGGGAATTTCCACCGTCACCATCACCTCCGCCGGCGCCCTGTCCTCCTCGCAGATCGGCGAGGCCGTGGCCGAGGCGGGCTACCTCGTGGTGTCCAACCAGAGCTGA